From Apium graveolens cultivar Ventura chromosome 9, ASM990537v1, whole genome shotgun sequence, the proteins below share one genomic window:
- the LOC141686220 gene encoding uncharacterized protein LOC141686220 translates to MDLGDRKFDTSKGTPLYGFTGNEVKLVGVIDLPVLFGSPPCQISRIVKFHVVNTISSFNAIIGRTTIGPVKAITSIAHLKMKFPTEFGVGEVCRDQRASRQCYLGNSIPKNRHSQISEIHQVVEVDPREIIEVPKPSNCEPNEELEEVDLYDVSVDKKVQLGAMLPPDIKEQLIQTLRNFADIFAWDPKDMPGIPEEIALHRLNISPEARPVKQKTMVFSSEKQEAIDVEINKLLKAGFIKEVQFPQWIANAVMMG, encoded by the exons ATGGACTTGGGAGATAGGAAATTCGACACATCCAAGGGAACTCCGCTGTATGGGTTCACTGGAAACGAGGTCAAACTCGTGGGAGTCATTGACCTCCCGGTGCTTTTTGGTTCTCCTCCATGCCAAATCTCGCGAATTGTCAAATTCCATGTTGTCAACACAATTTCAAGCTTCAACGCTATTATAGGACGAACCACAATAGGCCCAGTCAAAGCTATCACCTCCATTGCTCATTTAAAAATGAAATTTCCTACAGAGTTTGGGGTTGGCGAAGTCTGCAGAGACCAAAGGGCCTCCCGACAATGCTATTTAGGTAACTCTATTCCTAAGAATCGCCATTCGCAAATCTCAGAGATTCACCAAGTCGTAGAAGTCGATCCAAGAGAAATAATCGAGGTACCCAAACCAAGCAACTGCGAACCCAACGAGGAGTTGGAAGAAGTGGACCTTTACGATGTCTCTGTGGACAAAAAAGTTCAACTAGGGGCTATGTTACCCCCAGATATCAAAGAACAGTTGATACAAACACTGCGCAACTTCGCTGACATTTTTGCATGGGACCCAAAGGATATGCCAGGGATCCCGGAAGAAATAGCGCTTCATAGATTGAACATCTCACCGGAAGCTCGCCCCGTGAAACAAAAGACAATGGTCTTTTCCTCAGAAAAACAAGAGGCCatagacgtcgagatcaacaaaCTCCTCAAGGCAGGTTTCATCAAGGAAGTCCAATTTCCTCAATGGATTGCTAATGccgtt atgatgggttag
- the LOC141686221 gene encoding uncharacterized protein LOC141686221 produces MNPNRPPSNKYCEYHEEKGHETERCYQLTNLIEEKIRDGHLAHHVDNSHSRRASHRDPDGVIDVISGGYSVGGSSNNSKKLYARDVCRIDSKRPRRNPTPVISFSDSDYTDDIIEDHQDALVITTKVGTNTVKKILVDNGSSVDIL; encoded by the coding sequence ATGAACCCAAACAGGCCTCCAAGCAACAAATACTGCGAATACCATGAAGAAAAGGGCCATGAAACAGAGCGTTGCTATCAACTCACCAACCTTATTGAGGAAAAGATACGCGACGGACACTTAGCCCATCACGTAGATAACAGTCACTCTCGTCGAGCGTCACATCGTGACCCCGACGGAGTCATCGACGTCATTTCAGGAGGATACTCAGTTGGAGGATCCTCTAACAATTCAAAAAAACTATATGCTCGAGATGTATGCAGGATCGATTCAAAAAGACCTCGAAGAAACCCGACCCCAGTCATCTCTTTCTCGGACAGCGATTACACGGACGACATCATCGAAGATCACCAAGACGCCTTGGTCATAACAACTAAGGTAGGAACCAACACTGTCAAAAAGATTTTGGTAGATAATGGTAGCTCTGTAGATATCCTGTAA
- the LOC141684843 gene encoding nodulin homeobox-like isoform X1 encodes MKTGTGRVGTEEVNPKAIDLISAVKSLHSCQDLSKLIRDSEDGMSELRFENVSSTQIDFEGLAKVPIHLLARLLQSKLDEDLLKYVLIGIRLLHNLYDAALRHPKLEQIMSDDIPLSQLIELIFYVLIVLNYYTKTKEHHHLTPVTHLHSTIAASSLLLFEKVISPHPVELANIIVNHPKAHQFMEAAFAVVHTDIEVLRVEMQSNSTGSLRPTAEESIKHLCVQCEASLKFLHSLCQQNNFRDCLLKHKELCHEAGFLWLVRSVLGLDVTVFHNAQFVVGAVCRMKSKVLAMLLHLCEVESISYLDEVARTPESLNLAKSVVLEVLELLKKLFSGYSKELSSCTGKDTPKGLLQLNALRLADIFSDDSNFRSYVITHITEVLTTLFSLPHVEFLSTWCASDLQVWEEDATLDYDPFLASGWVLNLLSLSNPLVIKSSEYAVISNNTPRASYAHKRTSLLVKVIANLHCFNPDICNDEKDLFLNKFFKCLQREVPDLSNESSSDLAVEKIAFISRNLRSLLSHAESLIPSYLNEEDVQLFREFMSQLEPLMCMLELKEVHSINGCSPPLSRKAPPNQNNRTSDLKEEVQNTLALLESDQSNVGMDIDQVDNELREYKKKGKDNSGNVEAFGLKEIGRNARNVESSGSDSSSTREKNSLDQSNDVQEDQKTADIKFAENQRRKRKRIIINDKQASIIERALLDKPDMHRNAAALQSMADQLSDLGSEVTSSQVKNWLNNRKAKLARVAKDSCGLAEGHNACNDNQSGSETKVLNDSSKNPGAGLSVPSTPQVGDQDKSGRIVPGPSCTENPRNIVSELVDSTPIEGQYVLVVDGKGTEIGKGKVYQVHGIWYGKNLEELGTCVVDIIELKGDKLQRLPHPFEDTGTSFYNAEKQHRVMRVLWDSKKLLVLQR; translated from the exons ATGAAGACAGGAACAGGCAGAGTGGGAACTGAGGAAGTGAACCCTAAG GCTATAGACTTGATCTCAGCAGTAAAAAGTTTGCACAGCTGTCAAGATCTCAGTAAGCTAATTAGGGACTCAGAGGACGGTATGTCTGAGCTCAGATTTGAAAATGTGTCATCTACACAG ATTGATTTCGAAGGCCTTGCAAAAGTTCCTATACACCTTTTAGCGAGGCTTTTACAGTCAAAGCTTGATGAAGACCttttaaaatatgttttaattGGAATCCGTCTTTTGCATAACCTGTACGATGCAGCTCTTCGGCACCCTAAACTTGAGCAG ATAATGTCGGATGACATCCCCTTATCACAGTTGATTGAACTGATATTTTATGTGCTTATCGTGCTAAATTATTACACAAAGACAAAG GAACATCATCATTTGACTCCAGTTACGCATTTGCATTCAACAATTGCAGCCAGCAGTCTACTTCTATTTGAAAAAGTCATTTCCCCTCACCCTGTAGAGCTTGCTAATATTATAGTTAATCATCCGAAG GCACACCAGTTTATGGAAGCTGCTTTTGCTGTGGTTCATACTGATATTGAGGTTCTCCGTGTCGAGATGCAAAGCAACAGTACGGGTTCCCTACGTCCTACTGCAGAAGAGTCGATTAAGCATCTTTGTGTGCAGTGTGAGGCTTCACTGAAGTTTCTGCATTCATTGTGTCAGCAAAACAATTTCCGAGATTGCCTCCTGAAACATAAG GAACTATGCCATGAAGCTGGATTTCTTTGGTTGGTTAGATCGGTATTGGGCTTGGATGTAACAGTATTTCATAATGCACAATTTGTCGTAGGGGCTGTATGTAGAATGAAGTCCAAAGTTTTGGCAATG CTGTTGCATCTCTGTGAAGTAGAGAGCATTTCTTACCTGGACGAGGTTGCTAGGACTCCTGAAAGCCTGAATTTAGCCAAGTCTGTTGTATTAGAG GTTCTTGAATTACTGAAGAAGCTGTTCAGTGGATACAGTAAAGAGCTTAGTTCTTGCACGGGCAAAGATACTCCGAAGGGACTTTTGCAACTTAACGCTTTGCGGCTTGCAGATATATTTTCAGATGACTCAAATTTCCGATCTTACGTCATCACACACATA ACTGAGGTGTTAACAACACTTTTTTCACTTCCACACGTAGAGTTTCTATCTACTTGGTGTGCATCGGACCTTCAGGTTTGGGAAGAAGACGCTACACTGGATTATGACCCATTTCTGGCTTCTGGATGGGTTTTAAATCTGCTCTCATTATCAAATCCATTAGTTATCAAGAGTTCAGAATATGCCGTCATTTCTAATAACACGCCACGAGCTTCCTATGCACATAAAAGAACATCTCTATTGGTCAAAGTAATTGCAAATCTCCATTGTTTCAATCCAGATATTTGCAATG ACGAGAAGGATCTTTTCCTCAACAAATTTTTCAAATGCTTGCAAAGGGAGGTTCCTGACTTATCTAATGAATCATCCTCTGATCTTGCTGTTGAAAAAATTGCTTTTATCAGCAGGAATCTTC GTTCCTTGTTAAGTCATGCAGAATCTTTAATTCCAAGCTACCTGAATGAGGAGGATGTGCAGCTTTTCAG GGAATTTATGAGTCAATTAGAACCGCTGATGTGTATGCTCGAATTAAAA GAGGTTCACAGCATTAATGGATGCTCACCACCCCTCTCAAGAAAAGCTCCTCCAAATCAGAACAATAGAACTAGTGACCTGAAAGAAGAAGTTCAAAATACATTAGCACTTTTAGAATCAGATCAGTCCAATGTGGGCATGGACATTGATCAAGTTGATAATGAGTTGAGGGAATATAAGAAAAAAGGTAAAGATAATTCTGGTAATGTTGAAGCTTTTGGTTTAAAAGAGATAGGAAGGAATGCTCGGAATGTTGAATCAAGTGGATCTGATTCTAGTTCTACACGAGAAAAGAACTCTCTTGATCAAAGCAACGATGTTCAGGAGGACCAAAAGACTGCTGACATTAAATTTGCAGAGAACCAGCGAAGAAAACGGAAACGAATTATAATAAATGATAAGCAGGCCAGTATAATTGAGAGGGCCCTTTTAGATAAGCCTGACATGCATCGAAATGCCGCTGCGCTCCAGTCAATGGCTGATCAATTAAGTGATCTT GGGTCTGAAGTGACATCTTCCCAGGTGAAAAATTG GCTGAACAACCGAAAAGCCAAGCTCGCCCGTGTAGCTAAAGATTCTTGTGGACTAGCGGAAGGACACAATGCTTGCAATGACAATCAAAGTGGATCAGAAACAAAGGTCCTTAATGACTCATCCAAGAATCCCGGTGCGGGTCTCTCTGTCCCTTCGACTCCCCAAGTAGGTGACCAAGATAAAAGTGGGAGAATTGTACCAGGACCTAGCTGCACCGAAAATCCAAGGAATATAGTTTCAGAATTGGTTGATAGCACCCCCATAGAAGGGCAATATGTATTGGTTGTAGATGGAAAAGGAACAGAGATTGGCAAAGGCAAGGTGTATCAAGTGCATGGAATATGGTATGGTAAAAACTTGGAGGAACTGGGGACATGTGTTGTAGACATTATTGAGCTGAAGGGAGACAAGTTACAAAGACTTCCACATCCATTTGAAGACACGGGAACCTCTTTTTATAATGCAGAGAAACAACACAGGGTGATGAGAGTGTTGTGGGATTCTAAGAAACTGTTGGTTTTGCAGAGGTGA
- the LOC141684843 gene encoding nodulin homeobox-like isoform X2, with protein MKTGTGRVGTEEVNPKAIDLISAVKSLHSCQDLSKLIRDSEDGMSELRFENVSSTQIDFEGLAKVPIHLLARLLQSKLDEDLLKYVLIGIRLLHNLYDAALRHPKLEQIMSDDIPLSQLIELIFYVLIVLNYYTKTKEHHHLTPVTHLHSTIAASSLLLFEKVISPHPVELANIIVNHPKAHQFMEAAFAVVHTDIEVLRVEMQSNSTGSLRPTAEESIKHLCVQCEASLKFLHSLCQQNNFRDCLLKHKELCHEAGFLWLVRSVLGLDVTVFHNAQFVVGAVCRMKSKVLAMLLHLCEVESISYLDEVARTPESLNLAKSVVLEVLELLKKLFSGYSKELSSCTGKDTPKGLLQLNALRLADIFSDDSNFRSYVITHITEVLTTLFSLPHVEFLSTWCASDLQVWEEDATLDYDPFLASGWVLNLLSLSNPLVIKSSEYAVISNNTPRASYAHKRTSLLVKVIANLHCFNPDICNDEKDLFLNKFFKCLQREVPDLSNESSSDLAVEKIAFISRNLRSLLSHAESLIPSYLNEEDVQLFREFMSQLEPLMCMLELKVHSINGCSPPLSRKAPPNQNNRTSDLKEEVQNTLALLESDQSNVGMDIDQVDNELREYKKKGKDNSGNVEAFGLKEIGRNARNVESSGSDSSSTREKNSLDQSNDVQEDQKTADIKFAENQRRKRKRIIINDKQASIIERALLDKPDMHRNAAALQSMADQLSDLGSEVTSSQVKNWLNNRKAKLARVAKDSCGLAEGHNACNDNQSGSETKVLNDSSKNPGAGLSVPSTPQVGDQDKSGRIVPGPSCTENPRNIVSELVDSTPIEGQYVLVVDGKGTEIGKGKVYQVHGIWYGKNLEELGTCVVDIIELKGDKLQRLPHPFEDTGTSFYNAEKQHRVMRVLWDSKKLLVLQR; from the exons ATGAAGACAGGAACAGGCAGAGTGGGAACTGAGGAAGTGAACCCTAAG GCTATAGACTTGATCTCAGCAGTAAAAAGTTTGCACAGCTGTCAAGATCTCAGTAAGCTAATTAGGGACTCAGAGGACGGTATGTCTGAGCTCAGATTTGAAAATGTGTCATCTACACAG ATTGATTTCGAAGGCCTTGCAAAAGTTCCTATACACCTTTTAGCGAGGCTTTTACAGTCAAAGCTTGATGAAGACCttttaaaatatgttttaattGGAATCCGTCTTTTGCATAACCTGTACGATGCAGCTCTTCGGCACCCTAAACTTGAGCAG ATAATGTCGGATGACATCCCCTTATCACAGTTGATTGAACTGATATTTTATGTGCTTATCGTGCTAAATTATTACACAAAGACAAAG GAACATCATCATTTGACTCCAGTTACGCATTTGCATTCAACAATTGCAGCCAGCAGTCTACTTCTATTTGAAAAAGTCATTTCCCCTCACCCTGTAGAGCTTGCTAATATTATAGTTAATCATCCGAAG GCACACCAGTTTATGGAAGCTGCTTTTGCTGTGGTTCATACTGATATTGAGGTTCTCCGTGTCGAGATGCAAAGCAACAGTACGGGTTCCCTACGTCCTACTGCAGAAGAGTCGATTAAGCATCTTTGTGTGCAGTGTGAGGCTTCACTGAAGTTTCTGCATTCATTGTGTCAGCAAAACAATTTCCGAGATTGCCTCCTGAAACATAAG GAACTATGCCATGAAGCTGGATTTCTTTGGTTGGTTAGATCGGTATTGGGCTTGGATGTAACAGTATTTCATAATGCACAATTTGTCGTAGGGGCTGTATGTAGAATGAAGTCCAAAGTTTTGGCAATG CTGTTGCATCTCTGTGAAGTAGAGAGCATTTCTTACCTGGACGAGGTTGCTAGGACTCCTGAAAGCCTGAATTTAGCCAAGTCTGTTGTATTAGAG GTTCTTGAATTACTGAAGAAGCTGTTCAGTGGATACAGTAAAGAGCTTAGTTCTTGCACGGGCAAAGATACTCCGAAGGGACTTTTGCAACTTAACGCTTTGCGGCTTGCAGATATATTTTCAGATGACTCAAATTTCCGATCTTACGTCATCACACACATA ACTGAGGTGTTAACAACACTTTTTTCACTTCCACACGTAGAGTTTCTATCTACTTGGTGTGCATCGGACCTTCAGGTTTGGGAAGAAGACGCTACACTGGATTATGACCCATTTCTGGCTTCTGGATGGGTTTTAAATCTGCTCTCATTATCAAATCCATTAGTTATCAAGAGTTCAGAATATGCCGTCATTTCTAATAACACGCCACGAGCTTCCTATGCACATAAAAGAACATCTCTATTGGTCAAAGTAATTGCAAATCTCCATTGTTTCAATCCAGATATTTGCAATG ACGAGAAGGATCTTTTCCTCAACAAATTTTTCAAATGCTTGCAAAGGGAGGTTCCTGACTTATCTAATGAATCATCCTCTGATCTTGCTGTTGAAAAAATTGCTTTTATCAGCAGGAATCTTC GTTCCTTGTTAAGTCATGCAGAATCTTTAATTCCAAGCTACCTGAATGAGGAGGATGTGCAGCTTTTCAG GGAATTTATGAGTCAATTAGAACCGCTGATGTGTATGCTCGAATTAAAA GTTCACAGCATTAATGGATGCTCACCACCCCTCTCAAGAAAAGCTCCTCCAAATCAGAACAATAGAACTAGTGACCTGAAAGAAGAAGTTCAAAATACATTAGCACTTTTAGAATCAGATCAGTCCAATGTGGGCATGGACATTGATCAAGTTGATAATGAGTTGAGGGAATATAAGAAAAAAGGTAAAGATAATTCTGGTAATGTTGAAGCTTTTGGTTTAAAAGAGATAGGAAGGAATGCTCGGAATGTTGAATCAAGTGGATCTGATTCTAGTTCTACACGAGAAAAGAACTCTCTTGATCAAAGCAACGATGTTCAGGAGGACCAAAAGACTGCTGACATTAAATTTGCAGAGAACCAGCGAAGAAAACGGAAACGAATTATAATAAATGATAAGCAGGCCAGTATAATTGAGAGGGCCCTTTTAGATAAGCCTGACATGCATCGAAATGCCGCTGCGCTCCAGTCAATGGCTGATCAATTAAGTGATCTT GGGTCTGAAGTGACATCTTCCCAGGTGAAAAATTG GCTGAACAACCGAAAAGCCAAGCTCGCCCGTGTAGCTAAAGATTCTTGTGGACTAGCGGAAGGACACAATGCTTGCAATGACAATCAAAGTGGATCAGAAACAAAGGTCCTTAATGACTCATCCAAGAATCCCGGTGCGGGTCTCTCTGTCCCTTCGACTCCCCAAGTAGGTGACCAAGATAAAAGTGGGAGAATTGTACCAGGACCTAGCTGCACCGAAAATCCAAGGAATATAGTTTCAGAATTGGTTGATAGCACCCCCATAGAAGGGCAATATGTATTGGTTGTAGATGGAAAAGGAACAGAGATTGGCAAAGGCAAGGTGTATCAAGTGCATGGAATATGGTATGGTAAAAACTTGGAGGAACTGGGGACATGTGTTGTAGACATTATTGAGCTGAAGGGAGACAAGTTACAAAGACTTCCACATCCATTTGAAGACACGGGAACCTCTTTTTATAATGCAGAGAAACAACACAGGGTGATGAGAGTGTTGTGGGATTCTAAGAAACTGTTGGTTTTGCAGAGGTGA
- the LOC141686219 gene encoding uncharacterized protein LOC141686219, producing the protein MIVIDNGTQFVGSEIEKTFEQLKIQHFKASVAYPQYNDQVKITNKAILQGIKKRLAEANRLWVDELPNVLWSDRTTPRNLTGKNPFKMAYGTEAVLLVEVTLDSARLQHFNAEESSTGLRLNCDLVEELRDSIHLKVSRYQERTAKYFNSKVKPRGLEVNNLVLGEAAVSQPIKVSKLSPP; encoded by the coding sequence ATGATTGTCATAGACAATGGTACTCAGTTTGTAGGAAGTGAAATCGAAAAAACTTTCGAGCAACTCAAGATTCAACACTTCAAAGCATCAGTGGCATATCCCCAGTACAATGACCAAGTAAAAATAACAAACAAAGCAATTCTCCAAGGGATCAAAAAAAGACTAGCGGAAGCTAATAGACTGTGGGTCGACGAACTCCCGAATGTCTTGTGGAGTGATCGGACAACCCCAAGGAATTTAACGGGGAAAAACCCGTTTAAAATGGCCTACGGGACAGAAGCAGTTCTCCTTGTCGAGGTGACCTTGGACTCCGCAAGACTACAACACTTCAATGCTGAAGAATCCTCAACGGGCCTACGTCTAAACTGCGACCTCGTCGAAGAGCTCAGGGATTCGATTCATCTTAAGGTTTCCAGGTATCAAGAAAGGACAGCAAAATACTTCAACTCCAAAGTTAAGCCACGAGGACTAGAAGTCAACAACCTCGTCCTCGGAGAAGCCGCGGTCTCACAGCCCATCAAAGTCAGCAAGTTGTCTCCCCCTTAG